One window of the Eucalyptus grandis isolate ANBG69807.140 chromosome 8, ASM1654582v1, whole genome shotgun sequence genome contains the following:
- the LOC104414487 gene encoding uncharacterized protein LOC104414487 — MSRRGLEKKLLPAKRAWKAITNNLRSRLNKIKNSRFIEEASHRLLSSRFTRYLLSLTCRGRRSLARTSPYTAHHHLHHNYYHYKYQGRDAYEKNFAPIYIDKLFDEPLSVSSSKTTTCVKGETSRSRTEVEGGKLAGETNGEKEFDIDERWRAIVAKSPQLRVDERAEEFISKFKEDIKLQRERSDIEFQERLKRSA; from the coding sequence ATGTCACGCCGTGGCTTGGAGAAGAAGCTTCTTCCTGCCAAGAGGGCATGGAAGGCAATCACCAACAATCTCCGCTCGAGGCTGAACAAGATCAAGAACTCCAGGTTCATCGAAGAAGCCTCACACCGCCTGCTCTCCTCGCGATTTACACGTTATCTCCTCTCATTGACCTGCCGAGGGCGTCGCTCTCTCGCCAGGACAAGTCCATACACGGCACACCATCATCTCCATCACAATTATTACCACTACAAGTATCAGGGTCGCGATGCTTATGAGAAGAACTTCGCGCCGATATACATAGATAAACTCTTCGACGAGCCCTTGTCTGTGAGTTCCTCCAAGACTACCACATGTGTGAAAGGAGAGACCAGCAGGTCGAGAACTGAGGTTGAAGGAGGAAAACTAGCAGGAGAGACAAATGGGGAGAAAGAGTTCGACATCGACGAACGGTGGAGGGCCATTGTTGCAAAATCGCCGCAGTTGCGCGTGGACGAGAGGGCGGAGGAGTTCATCTCCAAGTTCAAGGAGGACATAAAACTCCAGAGGGAAAGGTCTGATATTGAATTCCAGGAGAGGTTGAAACGCAGCGCATAG